The Polynucleobacter sp. VK25 genome segment AGAAGGAGGTAAAGGTCGTAAACCAAACGTCAAAGCCATTGGTTTTGGCCATGGCTCCAAAGCCCACCATGCCGGCAAAGAGCACCATCGCAGGAGCGCCTGCTGCATCCCGAATGCCAGACCAAAAAGCATCGCCTGTACTCTTAAAGCGTTCTGCCGCAGGTTCTTCTAGCGCGATTTCGCTAGGATCAATATAGGGCTGGTCTGCAGATGACATAGATTAATTGTAAGCCTTGTATTCATTTAAGGCCCATTCAATATGCTCCGCTACCAAAGCGTCTGCACCAGCAAAAGCATCATTTAATGCGGAGCGTATTGCTTGCCTATCAACACCTGATATTTCTGGACTCGCAAGTGCATTACCCATAGCCACTGCCAAATTGCGGCGCCAGCGGCTATAGCCAATTCTGCGAATAGCGCTGCCTTCATGGCGTTGCTCAAACTCTACCTCAGTCCAAGACCACAATTGCAATAGCGTCGCCTGCCCTAAGCCGTGACGTCTTGCAAAGTCTGGTAACTCAGTACGCTGAGCAAACTTATTCCACGGGCAAATAAGCTGGCAATCATCACAGCCATAAACACGATTGCCCATGGCGCTTCTGAACTCAACCGGAATGGAATCAGGATTTTCGATAGTGAGATAAGAGATGCAGCGACGTGCATCCAATTGATATGGTGCAGTGATGGCTTGTGTAGGACAGACATCAATACAAGAGGTACAGGTGCCACAATGCTCTTCCGTCTCCCCATCAATCGGGAGTGGTACATCTACCAAGATCTCACCCAAGAAAAACGTGGAGCCAGATTCTCGATTGAGCAAGAGCGTGTGTTTACCGCGCCAACCCAAGCCCGCCTTACGTGCAAGCTCCACTTCCATCAATGGTGCTGAATCCGTAAATACGCGATAGCCTAATTTTCCGATACGTTCTTCGATGAGCTGGGCAAACTCTTGTAGACGATTACGAAGTACCTTGTGATAGTCGCGCCCTCTGGCATACATGGAAACTACCCCTTGAGTAGGATCTTCAAGTCTTTGCCACTCAGCATCGAAATCCGTTTCAGGCGGTAGATAGTTCATGGAAACGCAGATGACGCGTACGGTGCCAGGAACTAAAAGCTCGGGATTGGAGCGTAATTCTGCATGGCGCTGCATGTATTCCATTTGGCCGTGCCGACCCTGCTCAAGCCACTCTTTTAGTCGCTCAGTTGCCAAGCCTAAATGGGTATCAGTAATCCGCAAGCCGTCAAACCCGAGCGCTATAGCTTGGGTATTGAGCCAATCTCGCAGATTGGCCTCATCTAGGGATTGAGGGCTAGTAGATAAAGGCATATGGAATACAGAATGTAGCGCAATTATTGAATAAACTAGGGGAATGGCTCAAACACAGGCAACTTCAGCAACCCCGCTCACTGCAATAGATCTCTATTGTAGGCAGGAGGCCGATACCGCATCCCTTGCCAAACAGCTGGCGGCCAGTTTTGAGAAATTTCTGACTCAGCAATCAGGCTCACATCTCAATATCTCTTTAGAGGGTGATCTGGGTGCTGGCAAAACGACGTTTGCGAGATACCTCATTCAAGCACTGGGACATGAGGGCAAAGTAAAGAGTCCTACCTATACTTTGTGTGAACCCTACCCGCTGCAATTAAAAGATCAAGCAATCACGGTTCACCATTTTGATTTATATCGCATGCGTGATCCATTGGAATGGCAAGAGGCTGGGTTTGCAGAACACTTTGATGTGCCTGGAATTTGCCTGATTGAATGGCCAGAGAAAGCGGAAGGCACTTTACCTGCTTTTGATATTCAGATTCAGTTGAACGCTGGTCCCGATGAGAATGAACGCAGCATCAAAATTATTGCCTTATCTCATCAGGGTAATAGCGCATTAGAAGATATTCGATCCAATCAGTAATGAGCACTAACAAGATCAAGCCAAAGATCAACCTCTCAAAAAGACAAACACTTAAGACTTCAGCGAAGTTTTTGAGTTTTGCTTTATTGCTGACAGAGGTTGATATTGCTTGGGGTGCCAAGATATTGGGTGTACGTGTCTGGCCTTCTGAGGACTACACCCGCGTCACACTGGAATCCGATACTCCGCTACCAATTACACAGCAGATCCTAACTAATCCAGATCGCTTGGTAGTGGATGTGCAAGGATTGGAACTTAATCCCACCCTCAAAGATTTAGTAGCCAAAGTAAAGCCAAATGATCCGTATATCTCTCAGGTTCGGGTTGGGCAATTTCAGCCAGGCGTTGTGCGCTTGGTATTTGATCTAAAAGAACCGATTAAGCCGCAGCTCTTTACGCTCGATCCTATTG includes the following:
- the queG gene encoding tRNA epoxyqueuosine(34) reductase QueG codes for the protein MPLSTSPQSLDEANLRDWLNTQAIALGFDGLRITDTHLGLATERLKEWLEQGRHGQMEYMQRHAELRSNPELLVPGTVRVICVSMNYLPPETDFDAEWQRLEDPTQGVVSMYARGRDYHKVLRNRLQEFAQLIEERIGKLGYRVFTDSAPLMEVELARKAGLGWRGKHTLLLNRESGSTFFLGEILVDVPLPIDGETEEHCGTCTSCIDVCPTQAITAPYQLDARRCISYLTIENPDSIPVEFRSAMGNRVYGCDDCQLICPWNKFAQRTELPDFARRHGLGQATLLQLWSWTEVEFEQRHEGSAIRRIGYSRWRRNLAVAMGNALASPEISGVDRQAIRSALNDAFAGADALVAEHIEWALNEYKAYN
- the tsaE gene encoding tRNA (adenosine(37)-N6)-threonylcarbamoyltransferase complex ATPase subunit type 1 TsaE, with the protein product MAQTQATSATPLTAIDLYCRQEADTASLAKQLAASFEKFLTQQSGSHLNISLEGDLGAGKTTFARYLIQALGHEGKVKSPTYTLCEPYPLQLKDQAITVHHFDLYRMRDPLEWQEAGFAEHFDVPGICLIEWPEKAEGTLPAFDIQIQLNAGPDENERSIKIIALSHQGNSALEDIRSNQ